One stretch of Pseudoxanthomonas sp. Root65 DNA includes these proteins:
- a CDS encoding exodeoxyribonuclease V subunit beta, with product MSAFDPAREPYLARALDGVQLIEASAGTGKTYTLATLFTRLIVEQRLRMGQVLAVTYTEAATQELRKRIRERLALAADLVGTPAREDEKHEAALTRFLIERQLAQGGETAAQLARRLRIAAEETDLAAIFTIHGFCMRVLREHALDAGQGFDAGELLGNTRALHAELAADLWRRYAADPATVDALVGMWSSPDALAEDLPALCGPLPLLPPAPSGDDSERQVAVQATRTGRAAHLVETIGLHLADAQAAIAAAFDHKVFDGRRARRPSFDKAFEELQAGAALAEWPRTDKTHVQKLLPDALRGFCKDTGDARVPASPLFDAWRDWCEADDAWQQLQLRLRAALLHCLRDEARRRLDDLKRTRRVQTYDDLIERVAVALDGPRRQTLVAALRAQYRVALVDEFQDTDERQWRIFARVFGDSDEVRALGETPALFLIGDPKQAIYGFRGGDVATYLLARRAADEAPRLAHNFRSRPTVLRAVRALYDGAAAAGQEAFAHPDIRFEPVEPGGKRGDDDYRHGDTVAPALTLRLLRSDDGAPLDADGSREAATAACVADIHRVLRDARAGRARIDGHPVRPGDIAVLVRNHKEATRVQQALARAGVPAVAAGKQSLFASTEAGELRTLLLALLHPSDNGRLRAALATVLLGEDAGTLAALDEDGEAQRQHQARLLHWRERWQRSGPFALVSELCAGQAERLLGLLDGERRLTNYLQLGEHLQEASAQTLGLHGLLDWLQARMAEADANDETQLLRLESDALRVQIVTLHKSKGLEYPLVYLPFAGLGTSRPDSGRHRVVHDGTQRVLQWKLDKDDPAWKAAGDAIRREAIAEDARLLYVGLTRAEHALWIAAGDVADLARSRLAPLIADLAVLGTHADVRIVEGPPEPPPSRLPPERASAVAPARIATRRIAPDWWVYSFTQLAHADGGGDPLAASTQADPGGEDEAPASDVDALPDDITVPAATVDPRFAGSRFGVVMHAALEHADFAAWRDWRPGDAAPEGQDAVIAEALREGGYAEAEVTEGLAVLVPLVGHTLGTAMPEGLRLAELPVEQRRAEIEFHFAMQPTRVSDLLTLLHRHGLLRQRTAFGARQRLEGLMTGLIDLTYVHDGRWYVLDYKSNQLHGYDVAAMQQAMAHSEYDLQALIYTLALHRWLRFRLGEAYDYARDVGGIRYLFCRGLDLTRQPSPGVHAQRFSPGLVHALDALFAGASSGAAA from the coding sequence ATGAGCGCGTTCGATCCTGCCCGCGAGCCGTACCTGGCGCGCGCCCTCGATGGCGTGCAACTGATCGAGGCCAGCGCCGGTACCGGCAAGACTTACACCCTCGCCACGCTGTTCACCCGCCTGATCGTCGAACAGCGCCTGCGCATGGGCCAGGTGCTGGCGGTGACCTATACCGAGGCCGCGACGCAGGAACTGCGCAAGCGCATCCGCGAGCGGCTGGCCCTGGCCGCCGACCTGGTCGGCACGCCAGCGCGCGAGGACGAGAAGCACGAAGCCGCACTGACACGCTTCCTGATCGAGCGCCAGCTCGCGCAAGGCGGCGAAACGGCGGCGCAGCTGGCGCGCCGCCTGCGCATCGCTGCCGAGGAAACGGACCTCGCTGCCATCTTCACCATCCACGGCTTCTGCATGCGCGTGCTGCGCGAACATGCGCTCGACGCCGGGCAGGGTTTCGACGCGGGCGAGCTGCTCGGCAATACGCGCGCGCTGCATGCGGAACTCGCCGCGGACCTGTGGCGCCGGTATGCGGCCGATCCCGCGACCGTCGATGCGCTGGTGGGCATGTGGAGCAGCCCCGATGCGCTGGCGGAAGACCTGCCTGCGCTGTGCGGTCCGTTGCCGCTGCTGCCGCCGGCGCCGTCCGGCGACGACAGCGAGCGTCAGGTCGCCGTGCAGGCCACGCGCACTGGTCGCGCCGCGCATCTGGTGGAGACGATCGGCCTGCACCTGGCCGACGCGCAGGCGGCGATCGCCGCTGCGTTCGACCACAAGGTCTTCGACGGTCGTCGCGCGCGGCGCCCCAGTTTCGACAAGGCGTTCGAGGAACTGCAGGCCGGTGCCGCGCTGGCCGAGTGGCCGCGCACCGACAAGACGCATGTGCAGAAACTGTTGCCGGACGCGCTGCGCGGCTTCTGCAAGGACACGGGCGATGCCCGTGTGCCCGCCTCGCCGCTGTTCGACGCCTGGCGCGACTGGTGCGAAGCCGACGATGCCTGGCAGCAGCTGCAACTACGCTTGCGCGCCGCTCTGCTGCACTGCCTGCGCGATGAAGCGCGCCGCCGGCTCGACGACCTCAAGCGCACGCGCCGCGTGCAGACCTACGACGACCTGATCGAACGCGTCGCCGTCGCACTCGACGGCCCGCGCCGGCAGACGTTGGTGGCGGCCCTGCGCGCGCAATACCGCGTCGCGCTGGTCGACGAATTCCAGGACACCGACGAACGCCAGTGGCGGATCTTCGCGCGCGTGTTCGGCGATTCCGACGAGGTCCGCGCGCTGGGCGAGACGCCCGCGCTGTTCCTGATCGGTGACCCCAAGCAGGCGATCTACGGGTTCCGCGGCGGCGATGTCGCCACTTATCTGCTCGCCCGGCGCGCGGCGGACGAAGCGCCGCGGCTGGCGCACAACTTCCGCTCGCGCCCGACCGTGCTGCGCGCGGTGCGCGCCCTGTACGACGGTGCCGCAGCGGCGGGACAGGAGGCGTTCGCGCATCCCGACATCCGCTTCGAGCCGGTCGAACCCGGGGGCAAGCGCGGCGACGACGATTACCGCCACGGCGACACGGTCGCGCCCGCGCTCACCCTGCGCCTGCTGCGCAGCGACGATGGCGCGCCGCTCGATGCCGATGGCTCGCGCGAGGCTGCGACCGCCGCCTGCGTGGCCGACATCCATCGCGTGCTCCGCGACGCGCGTGCGGGTCGCGCACGGATCGACGGGCATCCTGTCCGACCCGGCGACATCGCCGTGCTGGTGCGCAACCACAAGGAAGCCACTCGCGTGCAACAGGCTCTTGCGCGTGCCGGCGTGCCGGCTGTGGCCGCCGGCAAGCAGAGCCTGTTCGCCAGTACCGAAGCAGGCGAACTGCGCACGCTGCTGCTGGCGTTGCTGCATCCGTCCGACAACGGGCGCCTGCGCGCCGCGCTCGCCACCGTGCTGCTCGGCGAAGACGCCGGCACGCTCGCCGCGCTGGACGAAGACGGCGAGGCCCAGCGCCAGCACCAGGCGCGGCTGCTGCACTGGCGCGAACGCTGGCAGCGCAGCGGACCGTTCGCGCTGGTGTCCGAACTGTGCGCCGGGCAGGCCGAACGCCTGCTCGGGCTGCTCGACGGCGAGCGCCGCCTGACCAACTACCTGCAACTCGGCGAACACCTGCAGGAAGCCAGCGCGCAGACGCTGGGCCTGCACGGCCTGCTGGACTGGCTGCAGGCCCGCATGGCCGAGGCCGATGCGAACGATGAAACACAGCTGCTGCGGCTGGAATCCGACGCGCTGCGCGTGCAGATCGTGACCCTGCACAAGAGCAAGGGACTGGAGTATCCGCTGGTCTACCTGCCGTTCGCGGGCCTGGGCACCTCGCGTCCCGACAGCGGCCGCCATCGCGTGGTCCACGACGGCACGCAGCGCGTGCTGCAGTGGAAGCTCGACAAGGACGATCCGGCCTGGAAGGCCGCCGGCGACGCCATACGCCGCGAGGCCATCGCCGAAGATGCACGCCTGCTTTACGTCGGCCTGACCCGCGCCGAACACGCGCTGTGGATCGCCGCCGGCGACGTGGCCGACCTCGCCAGGAGCCGGCTCGCGCCGCTCATCGCCGACCTCGCGGTGCTGGGTACGCATGCCGACGTGCGCATCGTCGAAGGCCCGCCCGAACCCCCGCCGTCGCGGCTGCCACCGGAACGCGCCTCCGCTGTCGCTCCCGCGCGCATCGCCACGCGCCGCATCGCGCCCGACTGGTGGGTGTACAGCTTCACCCAGCTCGCGCATGCGGACGGCGGCGGTGATCCGCTGGCGGCCTCGACCCAGGCCGATCCCGGCGGCGAGGATGAAGCGCCGGCGTCCGACGTCGATGCGTTGCCGGACGACATCACCGTGCCTGCCGCCACCGTCGATCCGCGCTTCGCCGGCAGCCGCTTCGGCGTGGTGATGCATGCCGCGCTGGAACACGCCGACTTCGCCGCCTGGCGCGACTGGCGTCCCGGCGACGCCGCGCCAGAGGGACAGGACGCCGTCATCGCCGAGGCCTTGCGCGAGGGTGGTTATGCCGAAGCCGAAGTCACCGAGGGTCTGGCCGTGCTGGTGCCGCTGGTCGGCCACACGCTGGGTACCGCGATGCCCGAGGGCCTCCGCCTGGCCGAGCTGCCGGTCGAGCAGCGCCGTGCGGAAATCGAATTCCATTTCGCCATGCAGCCCACCCGCGTGTCCGACCTGCTCACGCTGCTGCACCGCCACGGCCTGCTGCGCCAGCGCACCGCCTTCGGTGCGCGCCAGCGGCTGGAAGGGCTGATGACCGGCCTGATCGATCTCACCTACGTCCACGACGGCCGCTGGTACGTGCTCGACTATAAGTCCAACCAGTTGCACGGCTACGACGTTGCGGCCATGCAGCAGGCGATGGCGCACAGCGAATACGACCTGCAGGCGCTCATCTACACGCTCGCCCTGCACCGCTGGCTGCGCTTCCGCCTGGGCGAGGCCTACGACTACGCGCGCGACGTCGGCGGCATCCGCTACCTGTTCTGCCGTGGCCTGGACCTGACGCGCCAGCCCTCGCCCGGCGTGCACGCGCAGCGCTTTTCGCCCGGACTGGTGCATGCGCTGGATGCGCTGTTCGCCGGCGCATCGTCGGGGGCCGCCGCATGA
- the recC gene encoding exodeoxyribonuclease V subunit gamma, with the protein MPAASTPDFRLYPSNVLGLLAALLADELRRPVPGQSPLAPDLVLIPQVAMRRWLQATLAAEYGIAANLEFLTPGEFVARALEANLGPAGDDDLDAASLQWRLYGALDAPALRRDPALATLDDWMADGDPLKPWRLAGELAGVYEKYQAWRRDWLLRWEAGADRDDPQARLWRTVAAGRDYRARRIDAYLARFGRDDGPLPQGLPPRLLVFATLNISPDVLRVLATQARVGTLHFYLPTPARGYWGDLQTLRERRREGETGLFADEVQENPLLQAWGAAGRDFMSLLGDYEVVHPRAEIDVYADPLGADGADTLLRRLQSDLFHRRAPALPPPRAVVDLADPSLQIHACHTRLRELQVLHDQLRALLEDPRFDPPLQPREIAVLAPDIDPYVPYLDAVFGGSGHDDALPWALADTSPLASEPLAEVFLRLLDLPLSRFGLDEVLDLIASAPVMETTGLDTDAIDRLHGWLREAGARWGLDAGHRAASGAPADYAYTWQFALDRLLLGHASGADEMIGGVAPWPDLEGGALDALDTLVRLLRELARQRRVLGEAATPAQWRERLLHLLAVLLPEQPGAPRAQRALDRLRTLIDRFARDAATAGYEGVVPPEVVRAHFADQLSQADTRAPLLTGGISVGRMVPMRLLPFRAICLLGMNDGDFPRRDPAAGLNKLTAELHAGRRKAGDRSTREDDRFLFLQLFAAAQDVFYLSYLGADPRDGSVREPSVLVSELLDVAARYHADPEAKSRLVVRHTLQPFAPAAFGSTDEPRRFSYRAAWRPAADRVDAARGALPPWAPAPLPAPVEDERDVPLEALRRFLLDPAGAFLAYRPGLRLPEAIETVEDVEPLAASLRGRERARLQREVFDWLLHHAPAPPAQTADALYARLRARGHVPSGPLGEHATARALADVAPYAQAFADGIGNTVPLEAAAARHEVMLDGVRVHGRIADLHPHGLVRVHLGALNGPAAIRHGLDALLLNASGVPVPLVQIHDGEDGIRAYLTPPRPADEARDALRVLLGLRRDGLRAPLPFAPHTGWAIHTAEPDARAAAAREAWYPGDYRWGESTGDAIQLAFRGRDPLADAAGMQDFIDTSLRVYAAVVGIGPEDAA; encoded by the coding sequence ATGCCTGCCGCCTCCACGCCCGACTTCCGCCTGTATCCGTCCAACGTGCTGGGGCTGCTGGCGGCGCTGCTGGCCGATGAGTTGCGGCGACCGGTGCCGGGCCAATCGCCGCTGGCGCCGGATCTGGTGCTGATTCCGCAGGTCGCCATGCGCCGCTGGCTGCAGGCCACGCTGGCGGCCGAATACGGCATCGCCGCCAATCTGGAATTCCTCACCCCTGGCGAATTCGTCGCCCGCGCGCTCGAGGCCAACCTCGGGCCGGCCGGCGACGACGATCTCGATGCCGCCTCGCTGCAATGGCGACTTTATGGCGCGCTGGACGCACCGGCCCTGCGCCGCGATCCCGCCCTGGCCACGCTCGATGATTGGATGGCCGATGGCGATCCGCTGAAGCCCTGGCGGCTGGCCGGCGAGCTGGCCGGCGTCTACGAGAAGTACCAGGCGTGGCGCCGCGACTGGCTGCTGCGCTGGGAGGCCGGTGCCGACCGCGACGATCCGCAGGCGCGGCTGTGGCGCACCGTCGCTGCCGGCCGCGATTACCGTGCGCGCCGCATCGATGCCTACCTCGCGCGCTTCGGCCGCGACGACGGACCGCTGCCGCAGGGCCTGCCGCCGCGGCTGCTGGTGTTCGCCACGCTCAACATCTCGCCCGACGTGCTGCGCGTGCTGGCCACCCAGGCTCGCGTGGGTACGTTGCACTTCTACCTGCCCACGCCGGCGCGCGGCTACTGGGGCGACCTGCAGACCCTGCGCGAGCGCCGCCGGGAAGGCGAAACCGGCCTGTTCGCCGACGAAGTGCAGGAGAACCCGCTGCTGCAGGCCTGGGGCGCCGCCGGCCGCGACTTCATGTCGTTGCTCGGCGATTACGAAGTGGTGCATCCGCGCGCCGAGATCGACGTCTACGCCGATCCGCTCGGCGCCGACGGCGCGGATACCCTGCTGCGCCGGCTGCAGTCGGACCTGTTCCACCGTCGCGCGCCTGCCTTGCCGCCGCCGCGCGCTGTCGTCGACTTGGCCGATCCCAGCCTGCAGATCCACGCCTGCCACACGCGCCTGCGCGAACTGCAGGTGCTGCACGACCAGCTGCGCGCGCTGCTGGAGGATCCGCGCTTCGATCCGCCGCTGCAGCCGCGCGAGATCGCCGTGCTCGCGCCCGACATCGATCCCTACGTGCCGTATCTGGATGCCGTGTTCGGCGGCAGCGGACACGACGATGCCTTGCCGTGGGCGCTGGCCGACACCAGTCCGCTGGCGAGCGAGCCGTTGGCCGAGGTGTTCCTGCGCCTGCTGGACCTGCCGCTGTCGCGCTTCGGCCTGGACGAAGTGCTGGATCTGATCGCCAGTGCGCCGGTGATGGAAACGACGGGCCTCGACACCGATGCGATCGATCGCCTGCATGGCTGGCTGCGCGAGGCCGGCGCGCGCTGGGGACTGGATGCCGGCCACCGGGCCGCCTCCGGGGCGCCGGCCGACTATGCCTATACCTGGCAGTTCGCGCTCGATCGCCTGCTGCTGGGCCACGCCAGCGGTGCGGACGAGATGATCGGCGGCGTCGCGCCGTGGCCGGATCTGGAAGGCGGCGCCCTCGACGCGCTGGACACGCTGGTGCGCCTGCTGCGCGAACTCGCCCGCCAGCGCCGCGTGCTCGGCGAGGCGGCCACGCCCGCGCAATGGCGCGAACGGCTGCTGCACCTGCTCGCCGTGCTGCTGCCGGAACAGCCCGGCGCCCCGCGCGCGCAGCGCGCACTGGACCGCCTGCGCACGCTGATCGACCGCTTCGCCCGCGACGCGGCAACGGCTGGCTATGAGGGCGTCGTCCCGCCCGAGGTCGTGCGTGCGCACTTCGCCGATCAGCTGTCGCAGGCCGACACCCGCGCGCCTTTGCTGACCGGCGGCATCAGCGTGGGCCGGATGGTGCCGATGCGGTTGCTGCCGTTCCGCGCCATCTGCCTGCTCGGCATGAACGACGGCGATTTCCCGCGCCGCGATCCGGCCGCCGGCCTCAACAAGCTGACTGCGGAGCTGCACGCCGGCCGACGCAAGGCCGGCGACCGTTCCACCCGCGAAGACGACCGCTTCCTGTTCCTGCAGCTGTTCGCCGCCGCGCAGGACGTGTTCTACCTCAGCTACCTCGGCGCCGATCCGCGCGACGGCAGCGTGCGCGAGCCGTCCGTGCTGGTGAGCGAGCTGCTCGATGTCGCCGCGCGCTACCACGCCGATCCGGAAGCGAAGTCGCGACTGGTCGTGCGCCACACGTTGCAGCCGTTCGCGCCGGCGGCGTTCGGCAGCACCGACGAGCCGCGGCGTTTCAGCTATCGCGCCGCCTGGCGTCCGGCGGCCGACCGCGTCGACGCTGCACGTGGCGCCCTGCCACCATGGGCACCCGCGCCCCTGCCGGCGCCGGTCGAAGACGAGCGCGACGTGCCGCTGGAGGCGCTGCGCCGCTTCCTGCTCGATCCTGCGGGCGCCTTCCTCGCTTACCGCCCCGGCCTGCGCCTGCCCGAAGCGATCGAGACCGTCGAAGATGTGGAACCGCTGGCCGCCTCGTTGCGTGGCCGCGAGCGCGCACGGCTGCAGCGCGAGGTGTTCGACTGGCTGCTCCACCACGCGCCTGCGCCGCCTGCGCAAACGGCGGACGCGCTGTACGCACGTCTGCGGGCCCGCGGCCATGTACCGAGCGGTCCGCTGGGCGAACATGCCACGGCACGTGCCCTGGCCGATGTGGCGCCGTATGCGCAGGCATTCGCCGACGGGATCGGGAATACCGTGCCCCTGGAGGCGGCCGCAGCGCGCCACGAGGTGATGCTCGACGGCGTGCGTGTCCATGGCCGCATCGCGGACCTCCATCCCCATGGGCTGGTACGTGTGCACCTCGGTGCGCTCAACGGGCCTGCCGCGATCCGCCATGGCCTGGATGCGCTGCTGCTCAACGCCAGCGGCGTCCCGGTTCCGCTGGTGCAGATCCACGACGGCGAGGACGGCATCCGTGCCTACCTCACGCCTCCGCGTCCGGCCGACGAGGCGCGGGACGCACTGCGTGTGTTGCTGGGCCTTCGCCGTGACGGACTGCGCGCGCCGCTGCCGTTCGCGCCGCATACCGGATGGGCCATCCACACGGCCGAGCCGGATGCGCGCGCGGCCGCCGCACGCGAGGCCTGGTATCCGGGCGATTACCGCTGGGGCGAGAGTACCGGCGACGCGATCCAGCTCGCCTTCCGCGGCCGCGATCCGCTCGCCGACGCGGCCGGCATGCAGGACTTCATCGACACCAGCCTGCGCGTGTACGCGGCCGTGGTCGGCATCGGTCCGGAGGATGCCGCATGA
- the recD gene encoding exodeoxyribonuclease V subunit alpha, whose product MSLLDALYKGGHLRTLDHALAQSLRRLDRDTPDAVLAAAALASLAVAEGHAGVALSAPWQLLEGGAELPWPAEEAWRAQLAASRWVGTPRDAVAASEPQAPLVLEGDLLYLRRYREYERALALGLHRIATRAPVAGDMDALAPLFARLFPQGGHDDHQARAAALALRHALLLVTGGPGTGKTTTTARLLVLLAAQAAQAGAAAPRIALAAPTGRAAERMAESVRHAVRALATAGVDASLLAALPTTGTTLHRLLGTISDSPRFRHDHDNPLPFDVVVVDEASMIDLPLMAKLVDAIADGTRLVLLGDPDQLPSVEAGDVLAAILGAAGEDDTLSQDDATALRPLLGESPGRHPREGGDPVTLLPTFSGVRVHLQRGWRQSEALQLAPLAAAVRQGEADTALDLLRGSTLSNVHFHEGLADPLDAHREALLAHWRALAHAATPAEALAQSTRLRLLTAVREGPQGARTLNARIERLLVDTGAGTPRGSGGRFHGQLLIVTENSYRHRLFNGDIGICLRDDRGALVAWFPGEDPAQPRAFHPAALPAHESAFAMTVHKAQGSEFDTVWLLLPARGNRVLSRELVYTGITRARRELHVAGSDAVIREALAWHASRWSGLGWRLRAGVLR is encoded by the coding sequence ATGAGCCTGCTCGATGCGCTCTACAAGGGCGGCCACCTGCGCACGCTCGACCATGCGCTGGCGCAGAGCCTGCGCCGGCTGGACCGCGACACGCCCGACGCCGTGCTCGCCGCGGCCGCACTGGCCTCGCTGGCGGTGGCCGAGGGACACGCCGGGGTCGCACTGTCGGCGCCATGGCAGCTGCTCGAGGGTGGCGCCGAACTTCCCTGGCCTGCCGAGGAGGCATGGCGCGCGCAGCTCGCGGCATCGCGCTGGGTCGGTACGCCGCGCGACGCCGTGGCGGCATCCGAACCGCAAGCGCCGCTGGTGCTGGAAGGCGACCTGCTCTACCTGCGCCGCTATCGCGAGTACGAACGCGCGCTGGCACTGGGCCTGCATCGCATCGCCACGCGCGCGCCCGTGGCGGGCGACATGGACGCCCTGGCGCCGCTGTTCGCCAGGCTCTTTCCGCAGGGCGGCCACGACGACCACCAGGCGCGCGCCGCCGCGCTCGCGCTGCGCCATGCCCTGTTGCTGGTTACCGGCGGTCCCGGCACCGGCAAGACCACCACCACCGCGCGCCTGCTGGTGCTGCTGGCGGCGCAGGCCGCGCAGGCGGGCGCCGCCGCGCCGCGCATCGCGCTGGCCGCGCCGACCGGTCGCGCCGCCGAGCGCATGGCCGAAAGCGTGCGCCATGCGGTACGGGCGCTGGCGACCGCCGGTGTGGATGCGTCGTTGCTGGCGGCGCTGCCGACCACCGGCACCACCCTGCATCGTCTGCTCGGTACGATTTCCGACTCGCCGCGCTTCCGCCACGACCACGACAACCCGTTGCCGTTCGACGTGGTGGTGGTCGACGAAGCCTCGATGATCGACCTGCCGTTGATGGCCAAGCTGGTCGACGCCATCGCCGACGGCACGCGGCTGGTGCTGCTGGGCGATCCCGACCAGCTGCCCTCGGTGGAAGCCGGCGACGTGCTGGCAGCGATCCTCGGCGCCGCCGGCGAAGACGATACGCTGTCGCAGGACGATGCGACGGCGCTGCGCCCGCTGCTCGGTGAATCCCCCGGCCGTCATCCCCGCGAAGGCGGGGACCCGGTGACGCTGCTCCCGACGTTCTCCGGCGTGCGCGTGCATCTGCAACGCGGCTGGCGCCAGAGCGAAGCCCTGCAACTCGCCCCGCTCGCCGCCGCCGTGCGCCAGGGCGAGGCCGACACGGCACTGGACCTGCTCCGCGGCAGCACGCTGTCGAACGTGCATTTCCACGAAGGCCTGGCAGACCCGCTCGACGCGCACCGCGAGGCCTTGCTCGCACACTGGCGCGCACTCGCCCATGCCGCAACCCCGGCCGAGGCGCTAGCGCAGTCCACGCGCCTGCGCCTGCTCACGGCAGTGCGCGAAGGCCCGCAGGGTGCGCGCACCTTGAACGCCCGCATCGAACGCCTGCTGGTCGATACCGGGGCCGGTACGCCACGCGGCAGTGGCGGCCGCTTCCACGGCCAGCTGCTGATCGTCACCGAGAACAGCTATCGCCACCGCCTGTTCAACGGCGACATCGGTATCTGCCTGCGCGACGACCGTGGTGCGCTGGTGGCGTGGTTCCCCGGCGAAGATCCCGCCCAGCCGCGCGCGTTCCATCCGGCCGCCCTGCCGGCGCACGAATCGGCCTTCGCCATGACCGTGCACAAGGCCCAGGGCTCCGAGTTCGACACGGTCTGGCTGCTGCTGCCCGCCCGCGGCAACCGCGTGCTCTCGCGCGAACTGGTCTACACCGGCATCACCCGCGCGCGCCGCGAACTGCACGTGGCCGGCAGCGACGCGGTCATCCGCGAAGCACTGGCCTGGCACGCGAGCCGCTGGTCGGGGCTGGGGTGGCGGTTGCGCGCGGGTGTATTGCGCTGA
- a CDS encoding ATP-binding cassette domain-containing protein, whose translation MTPADAPAVHLSGLRLDRGGRTILRGIDLTVPRGSIAAVLGPSGSGKSTMLAALTGELPPTAGTVEIFGQPVPHRSRALLDMRKGIGVLLQGNGLLTDLTVADNVALPLRTHTKLPDALIRRLVDFKLNAVGLRAAADAYPRELSGGMARRVALARALALDPPLMIYDEPLTGLDPIASGVIMSLIQRLNDTLGLTSIIVTHHVHETLPIADQAVVIANGGLVFSGTPAELEASSDPLVKQFLRGEPDGPIAFDTVKRGEAA comes from the coding sequence ATGACGCCCGCCGACGCCCCTGCCGTGCACCTGTCCGGCCTCCGCCTTGATCGCGGCGGCCGCACGATCCTGCGCGGCATCGACCTGACCGTGCCGCGCGGCAGCATCGCCGCGGTGCTCGGTCCGTCCGGCAGCGGTAAGTCGACGATGCTCGCCGCGCTGACCGGCGAGCTGCCGCCGACGGCGGGCACGGTCGAGATCTTCGGCCAACCTGTGCCGCACCGCAGCCGCGCGTTGCTGGACATGCGCAAGGGCATCGGCGTGCTGCTGCAGGGAAACGGCCTGCTGACCGACCTGACCGTGGCCGACAACGTGGCGCTGCCGCTGCGCACGCACACGAAGCTGCCCGACGCACTGATCCGCCGGCTGGTCGACTTCAAGTTGAACGCGGTCGGCCTGCGCGCCGCCGCCGACGCCTATCCGCGCGAGCTGTCCGGCGGCATGGCCCGCCGCGTGGCACTGGCCCGCGCGCTGGCGCTGGACCCGCCGCTGATGATCTACGACGAACCACTGACCGGGCTGGACCCGATCGCCAGCGGCGTGATCATGAGCCTGATCCAGCGCCTCAACGACACCCTGGGGCTGACCAGCATCATCGTGACCCACCATGTGCACGAAACCCTGCCGATCGCCGACCAGGCGGTGGTGATCGCCAATGGCGGGCTGGTGTTCTCCGGCACCCCGGCCGAACTGGAAGCCAGCTCGGATCCGCTGGTGAAGCAGTTCCTGCGCGGCGAACCGGATGGGCCGATCGCGTTCGATACGGTGAAGCGCGGGGAGGCGGCGTGA